From Nitrosopumilus zosterae, the proteins below share one genomic window:
- a CDS encoding fumarylacetoacetate hydrolase family protein, with protein MKIARLSYENNETYGFVNGDNVATKDEITYLTGVPIPQNVKDFLFDGWYDEIKNKIKDLPYAENISKYKLLPPIPNPNKIICLAFNYVDHALEQGLEAPEDPAIVIKPRTTLNSTESDIVCPDFVKQLDYEVELALIIGKNCKNISVKDASSVIFGYMIFNDVSARDIQFKDKQFTRGKSFDSFAPCGPWITTVDEIKNVQNLKLTTKVNGELRQNSSTNNMFIKIPEIISKISHVMTLEKGDIISTGTPAGVMLNKPNAVFLKDGDKVEMEIEGLGILSNTIKFVKSN; from the coding sequence ATGAAAATAGCACGATTGTCATACGAGAATAATGAAACATATGGTTTTGTAAACGGAGATAATGTAGCTACAAAAGATGAGATCACATACCTTACAGGAGTCCCAATTCCACAAAATGTCAAAGATTTCCTTTTTGACGGATGGTATGATGAAATTAAAAATAAAATTAAAGATTTGCCATATGCAGAAAATATTTCAAAATACAAATTATTGCCTCCAATTCCAAATCCAAATAAGATTATCTGTTTAGCATTCAATTATGTAGATCACGCATTAGAACAAGGATTGGAAGCACCAGAAGATCCCGCCATCGTAATAAAGCCAAGAACTACACTCAACAGCACAGAATCAGACATAGTATGCCCAGATTTTGTCAAACAATTAGACTACGAAGTAGAATTAGCTCTAATAATTGGAAAAAACTGTAAAAATATCAGCGTAAAAGATGCATCAAGCGTTATTTTTGGATACATGATATTCAATGATGTATCAGCAAGAGACATTCAATTCAAAGATAAGCAATTTACAAGAGGAAAAAGTTTTGATTCATTTGCTCCTTGTGGACCATGGATCACAACAGTAGATGAAATTAAGAATGTGCAAAATCTAAAACTAACAACAAAGGTAAATGGAGAATTAAGACAAAACTCTTCGACAAACAACATGTTTATAAAAATTCCAGAAATTATTTCAAAAATATCTCATGTAATGACTTTGGAAAAGGGAGACATAATTTCTACAGGCACTCCAGCTGGAGTAATGTTAAACAAACCAAATGCGGTATTTTTAAAAGATGGTGATAAAGTAGAGATGGAAATAGAAGGTCTTGGAATTTTAAGTAACACAATAAAGTTTGTAAAATCAAATTAA
- a CDS encoding GNAT family N-acetyltransferase encodes MIREATIGDKIPILKFCKNTFSWGDYIEQVWDFWLSEGNLFVFEKQFPVGICHAFYFKDQIWIEGIRIDPEHRRQKIASKLVMHAEIVGKEKNASFSYMLIDIQNSSSLKMAHSLDYEIFQTWNFFSLLPKHNLNHKIQFEKSLNLKRYSHYVKSWRWLPLDDSTLSKFYDDKKIIKSTNLENDSIAILVDSEHFTKTLIVTLFSGSENSVLQLISFLQNYAMEKKYERIQILTKEYLPTFDTLEHKISFYLMKKCLV; translated from the coding sequence ATGATCCGAGAGGCAACAATAGGTGATAAAATTCCAATTTTAAAATTTTGTAAAAATACTTTTTCTTGGGGTGACTATATAGAACAAGTTTGGGATTTTTGGCTATCTGAAGGAAATCTGTTCGTATTTGAAAAGCAATTTCCAGTTGGAATTTGTCACGCATTTTATTTCAAAGATCAAATCTGGATTGAAGGTATTCGAATTGATCCTGAACATCGTAGACAAAAAATTGCCTCTAAACTAGTAATGCATGCTGAAATTGTGGGTAAGGAAAAAAATGCTTCTTTTTCATATATGTTAATAGATATTCAAAATTCTTCATCATTGAAAATGGCGCATTCTTTAGATTATGAAATATTTCAAACATGGAATTTTTTTTCACTATTGCCAAAACATAACCTGAATCATAAAATACAGTTTGAAAAATCACTTAATTTAAAACGTTATAGTCATTATGTAAAATCTTGGAGGTGGCTTCCTTTGGATGATTCCACTCTTTCTAAATTTTATGATGACAAAAAAATTATCAAATCCACAAACCTTGAAAATGATTCAATTGCTATTCTTGTTGATTCTGAGCATTTCACTAAAACCTTGATTGTTACATTGTTTTCGGGTTCAGAAAATTCTGTTCTACAATTAATTTCATTTTTACAAAACTATGCAATGGAAAAAAAATATGAACGAATACAAATTTTAACAAAAGAGTATTTGCCAACATTTGATACACTAGAACATAAAATTTCATTTTATTTGATGAAAAAATGTTTGGTTTAA
- a CDS encoding Rieske (2Fe-2S) protein, translated as MGKIIAGKTSDIPPGKMIKVSIDGRDILVANIDGEYCATDDSCTHSGSSLSEGKLEEGIITCGWHAAQFDCKTGKLVKFPAKIRDLTSYNVIVESDNIFVEM; from the coding sequence ATGGGAAAAATAATTGCTGGAAAAACATCAGATATTCCTCCTGGAAAAATGATTAAAGTTTCCATCGATGGAAGAGATATACTAGTTGCAAATATTGATGGAGAATATTGTGCTACAGATGATTCTTGCACTCATTCAGGTTCTAGTTTATCTGAAGGAAAATTAGAAGAAGGCATAATTACGTGTGGTTGGCATGCAGCACAATTTGATTGTAAAACTGGAAAATTGGTAAAATTTCCAGCAAAAATAAGAGATTTAACATCATACAACGTTATTGTAGAATCAGATAACATATTTGTAGAGATGTAA
- a CDS encoding UPF0147 family protein, with amino-acid sequence MADNAQNKESMKEAIDTLNQIVSSNSTPKTIKKSITDLIVDLNNEEYSLSVRAANTISLLDDVTQDPNMPSYVRTQLWQAVSKLESIRE; translated from the coding sequence ATGGCCGATAATGCTCAGAATAAAGAATCTATGAAAGAAGCAATTGACACGTTAAATCAAATTGTTTCTAGCAATTCAACTCCAAAGACAATAAAAAAATCCATTACAGATTTAATCGTAGATTTGAACAATGAAGAATATTCGTTATCAGTAAGAGCTGCAAATACAATCAGCCTGTTAGACGATGTTACACAAGATCCTAACATGCCATCATATGTAAGAACTCAATTATGGCAAGCAGTTTCAAAACTAGAAAGCATAAGAGAATAA
- a CDS encoding SAM-dependent methyltransferase, which translates to MKIEEYLETLPENILNGEDVHLPEKSLREIFKFVNLGKNDVFYHLGCGNEKGVKMAINEFNVKKAIGIDNNDEKIQHAKENFGESNCVQFICKNIEDSDISEASVILFWFTDENMINKMMKKFENLKPETKIITIWGPLQDCLPDEVNFPYIINKTPFKRAENLQEQLLSIFGVKCIDFVTAWEFAERYTKSIGMPEIQNDRFLTIIQTLMIWINAKKLGVACGEEIPESIQTYISIMKMHFDIDFEHLLDE; encoded by the coding sequence TTGAAAATTGAAGAATATTTAGAAACGCTTCCTGAGAACATACTTAATGGCGAAGATGTTCATCTTCCAGAAAAATCATTGAGAGAGATTTTCAAGTTTGTAAATTTAGGGAAAAATGATGTTTTTTATCATTTAGGTTGCGGAAATGAAAAAGGAGTAAAGATGGCAATTAATGAATTCAATGTAAAAAAGGCCATAGGAATAGACAATAATGATGAAAAAATTCAGCATGCAAAAGAGAATTTTGGAGAGAGTAATTGCGTACAATTCATTTGTAAAAACATAGAGGATTCAGATATTTCAGAAGCATCAGTGATTTTATTTTGGTTTACAGATGAAAATATGATAAATAAAATGATGAAAAAATTTGAGAATCTCAAACCAGAAACAAAAATAATTACAATTTGGGGACCACTTCAGGACTGTCTCCCAGACGAAGTGAATTTTCCATACATCATCAATAAAACACCATTCAAAAGAGCTGAAAATCTACAGGAGCAATTATTATCTATTTTTGGGGTAAAATGCATAGATTTTGTAACAGCATGGGAATTTGCAGAAAGATACACAAAGTCAATTGGAATGCCTGAGATTCAAAATGATCGATTTTTAACAATAATTCAAACCCTGATGATTTGGATTAATGCTAAAAAGTTAGGGGTAGCATGTGGTGAAGAAATTCCAGAATCCATTCAAACATACATTAGCATTATGAAAATGCATTTTGATATTGATTTTGAACACTTGTTGGATGAATAA
- a CDS encoding magnesium transporter CorA family protein, producing MKKGFITKKLRTGKRILEEDSSQRKIERIQGGKFTWLDLQNPDRGQMEKLAQEHNLNSLNVEDCLTKFELQKLDSYDNHFFVILHFPPLSQKAGISKNSQLSIFIGKDFLITVHQGDLNPLVELVELCMGDSDQERKNRLLEKSPGHLLHEIIDVLVDDLLHTSRKIIANLDEMEDRVFDERKSVARSISLLRREINRLRRIANPLKKFVLEIAKNIERYSDKEHEELTLYFDDVIDHIDKVIETLEESRETMEIYKDTDFVLSTEKTNKVLGVLTIIFTLAIPATVIGTFYGMNVNLPGGIGDDVMFLGPFTTFIIVILASAIPAILMFVYFRRLGWISS from the coding sequence TTGAAAAAAGGATTTATCACTAAAAAATTACGTACAGGGAAAAGAATTCTTGAGGAGGATTCTAGTCAAAGAAAAATTGAGAGAATTCAAGGTGGAAAATTCACATGGTTGGATCTTCAAAATCCAGACAGAGGACAAATGGAAAAACTGGCCCAAGAACACAACCTAAATTCACTTAACGTAGAAGATTGTTTAACAAAGTTTGAACTCCAAAAATTAGATAGTTATGATAATCATTTCTTTGTAATTCTACATTTTCCTCCACTTTCACAAAAAGCAGGAATATCAAAGAATAGTCAATTATCCATTTTTATAGGCAAAGATTTTCTAATTACAGTTCATCAAGGAGATCTTAACCCATTGGTCGAATTAGTTGAATTATGTATGGGTGATTCGGATCAAGAAAGAAAAAATAGACTTTTAGAAAAATCTCCAGGACATTTACTACACGAAATAATAGATGTATTAGTAGATGATCTTCTGCACACATCTAGAAAGATTATTGCAAACCTAGATGAAATGGAAGACAGGGTATTTGATGAAAGAAAATCTGTAGCAAGAAGCATCTCATTGTTAAGAAGAGAAATTAACAGATTAAGAAGAATTGCCAATCCATTGAAAAAATTTGTTTTAGAAATTGCAAAAAACATTGAAAGATATTCAGATAAAGAACATGAAGAGCTTACATTATATTTTGACGATGTAATTGATCACATAGACAAAGTAATTGAAACATTAGAAGAATCACGAGAGACTATGGAGATTTACAAAGATACTGACTTTGTGTTAAGTACTGAAAAAACAAACAAGGTGTTAGGAGTATTAACAATTATCTTTACTTTAGCAATCCCAGCAACAGTGATCGGGACATTTTACGGAATGAATGTGAACTTGCCAGGAGGAATTGGAGATGATGTTATGTTTCTGGGTCCTTTTACAACATTCATTATTGTCATACTTGCATCAGCAATACCTGCAATTCTGATGTTCGTATATTTTAGAAGATTGGGCTGGATCAGCAGTTAA
- the fsa gene encoding fructose-6-phosphate aldolase, with the protein MKIFLDTANLDSIKKFNDMGLLDGITTNPSLMSKEGGNPKNAMEEITKIIKGDVSLEVVSTEYSGMIEEGKRLREYGNNVVVKVPMTPDGLKACKSLSSEGIPVNVTLIFSANQALLAAKSGAKYVSPFIGRLDDVGQDGMKLIADIKEIFKNYPTFKTQILVASVRHPVHVVDAAKIGADVVTLPPAVLDKMLQHPLTKIGLENFLADWEKLKAGNPDVKI; encoded by the coding sequence ATGAAAATTTTTCTTGATACGGCCAATTTAGATTCAATTAAAAAATTCAATGATATGGGATTGCTTGATGGAATTACCACCAATCCGTCTTTGATGTCAAAGGAAGGAGGAAATCCAAAGAATGCGATGGAGGAAATTACAAAAATTATCAAAGGTGATGTTAGCCTAGAAGTTGTCAGTACTGAATATTCTGGAATGATTGAAGAAGGTAAGCGACTACGTGAATATGGAAATAATGTTGTTGTTAAAGTTCCTATGACTCCTGATGGACTTAAAGCGTGCAAATCACTTTCCTCTGAAGGAATTCCTGTTAATGTTACATTGATATTTTCTGCAAATCAAGCTTTACTTGCAGCAAAATCTGGTGCAAAATATGTTAGCCCATTTATTGGAAGACTGGATGATGTTGGTCAGGATGGAATGAAACTAATTGCAGATATTAAAGAAATTTTTAAAAACTATCCTACGTTTAAAACTCAAATTCTTGTTGCAAGTGTGCGCCATCCTGTACATGTAGTTGATGCTGCAAAAATTGGAGCTGATGTGGTAACTTTGCCTCCTGCTGTGTTAGATAAGATGTTGCAACATCCCTTGACAAAAATTGGGTTGGAAAATTTTCTTGCAGATTGGGAAAAACTAAAAGCTGGAAATCCTGATGTTAAAATCTAA
- a CDS encoding transketolase family protein, which yields MNDPIMTDMRSAYSKALVQLGKENPNVVVLGADTTDSLKTSDFGKEFPDRFFNVGIAEANLVTISAGLAVSGKISFASTYAIFLPGRAVDQIRNNVAYPSPPGKKGLNVKLVSSHGGLSVGPDGGSHQQIEDIAIMRVIPNFRVLIPADTVAVSKLTQLMAREYGPFYMRMARSKTPLIHSESQEFHIGKGITLRDGSDCTIVACGITVRMALEAADTLQHDGISCRVLDMFSIKPLDNELLEKAARETGCMVTTEEHNIFAGMGSAVAESVTESYPVPIKRIGAQDMFGESARDDEVPLLLEKHGITSFNIAKQVKEIRSKKL from the coding sequence TTGAATGATCCTATAATGACTGATATGCGCTCAGCATATTCTAAAGCACTTGTACAACTTGGAAAAGAAAATCCCAACGTTGTAGTTTTAGGTGCTGATACAACTGATTCACTAAAGACTTCTGATTTTGGAAAAGAATTTCCTGATAGGTTCTTTAATGTGGGTATTGCCGAAGCAAATCTAGTTACAATTTCTGCAGGATTGGCTGTTTCTGGAAAGATCTCTTTTGCAAGCACTTATGCTATATTTTTACCCGGAAGAGCGGTTGATCAAATTCGTAATAATGTTGCATATCCTTCACCTCCAGGGAAAAAAGGCCTAAATGTAAAATTAGTTTCATCTCATGGTGGTCTATCTGTTGGACCTGATGGTGGCTCTCATCAGCAAATTGAAGATATTGCAATAATGAGAGTGATTCCAAATTTCCGAGTTTTAATTCCCGCCGACACTGTGGCCGTTTCTAAATTGACTCAATTAATGGCAAGAGAATATGGTCCTTTTTACATGAGAATGGCAAGATCTAAAACTCCATTAATCCATTCAGAATCTCAAGAATTTCACATTGGAAAGGGAATAACATTACGAGATGGTTCTGATTGCACTATTGTGGCCTGTGGAATTACTGTTAGAATGGCATTAGAGGCGGCTGATACATTGCAACACGATGGAATCTCATGTAGAGTTTTGGATATGTTTTCAATAAAACCTCTTGATAATGAGTTATTGGAAAAAGCTGCCAGAGAAACTGGTTGTATGGTAACTACTGAAGAACATAATATTTTTGCTGGAATGGGTTCTGCAGTCGCAGAATCTGTTACTGAATCTTACCCTGTTCCTATCAAGAGAATTGGTGCTCAAGACATGTTTGGGGAATCTGCTAGAGATGATGAGGTTCCTTTACTCTTGGAAAAACATGGAATAACATCTTTTAATATAGCAAAACAAGTCAAAGAAATTAGGAGCAAAAAATTATGA
- a CDS encoding ribulose-phosphate 3-epimerase, whose protein sequence is MGLNYYQIKKNILKARKLVITATNAAGSGHPGGSFSMAEIMGCLFNKYLKFDPQNPQWEDRDRLVLSKGHAAPGLFSNMAVAGYFPESELDTLRKFGSRLQGHPDLKCPGVEFCGGSLGTGLSYSIGIALAAKIDSKNHHIYTIIGDGESDEGQIWEAAMTAAKYKVDNLTAFLDRNFIQQDSYTEKIMPLDEKLEGDNLSEMWKDASRWKTGDKWRSFGWNVIEIDGHRIEQIDSAIAKANATKGVPTMIISRTIKGKSVEHMEDNPQWHGKSPDSDVLQIINLELDSQFMIAPSIIAGDMTNLENEIKRCVSGRADYIHLDVMDGRFVPTKTFDHNKIKELRSLTVIPFDSHLMINEPVKHVKDYIDAGSDIITVHAEVTDESSFGEIHDLLKQNQVGVGFAINPETELPEWFYKFIPSLDQLIVMSVVPGKSGQKYIEETHSKMNRLNAVLKEHNFSGYIEADGGVNLENIGSVFADGARVFVGGGAIIGQQDVRSAIRDFRNEVLKSRRRILLDKANELGGIDLVKKWIGLHVVGEKQDQIQRIAKEAGYL, encoded by the coding sequence ATGGGGCTCAATTATTATCAAATCAAGAAAAATATTCTTAAAGCCAGAAAATTAGTTATCACGGCAACAAACGCTGCAGGTTCTGGTCATCCTGGTGGTTCTTTCTCAATGGCAGAAATAATGGGGTGTTTATTCAACAAGTATTTGAAATTTGATCCTCAAAATCCTCAATGGGAAGATCGAGATCGTTTAGTTCTGTCCAAAGGTCATGCAGCTCCGGGGTTATTTTCCAATATGGCGGTAGCAGGTTATTTTCCAGAATCTGAACTTGATACTTTACGAAAATTTGGAAGTAGATTACAGGGACATCCAGATCTTAAATGTCCTGGCGTAGAATTTTGTGGCGGTTCATTAGGTACTGGATTGTCATATTCTATTGGAATTGCACTGGCTGCAAAAATTGATTCCAAAAATCATCATATTTACACAATTATAGGCGATGGTGAATCTGACGAAGGTCAGATTTGGGAGGCAGCAATGACAGCTGCAAAATACAAAGTTGACAATCTGACTGCTTTTCTTGATAGAAATTTCATTCAACAAGATTCTTACACTGAAAAAATTATGCCCCTTGATGAAAAATTAGAAGGCGATAATCTTTCTGAAATGTGGAAGGATGCTTCAAGATGGAAGACCGGAGATAAATGGAGATCTTTTGGTTGGAATGTCATTGAAATTGACGGTCATCGAATTGAGCAAATTGACTCTGCAATAGCCAAAGCAAATGCTACAAAAGGAGTTCCTACAATGATAATATCTAGAACAATAAAGGGCAAGTCTGTTGAACATATGGAGGATAATCCACAATGGCATGGCAAATCTCCCGACTCTGATGTTCTCCAAATTATTAATCTTGAATTAGATTCTCAATTTATGATTGCCCCATCAATCATTGCAGGCGATATGACAAATTTAGAAAATGAAATCAAAAGATGTGTTTCAGGCAGGGCTGACTATATTCATCTTGATGTAATGGATGGTCGATTTGTTCCAACCAAAACTTTTGATCATAATAAAATAAAAGAACTAAGATCACTTACTGTAATTCCATTTGATTCTCACTTAATGATTAATGAGCCTGTAAAACATGTTAAGGATTACATCGATGCAGGCAGTGACATAATTACAGTTCATGCTGAAGTAACTGACGAATCAAGTTTTGGAGAAATTCATGATTTACTTAAACAAAATCAAGTAGGTGTGGGTTTTGCTATAAATCCAGAAACTGAATTACCTGAATGGTTTTACAAATTCATACCATCATTGGATCAACTAATTGTAATGTCTGTAGTACCCGGAAAATCTGGACAAAAATACATTGAAGAGACACACTCAAAAATGAATAGATTGAACGCTGTTCTAAAAGAACACAACTTTTCAGGTTATATTGAGGCTGATGGAGGCGTAAACCTAGAAAATATTGGCTCTGTATTTGCTGATGGAGCACGTGTATTTGTTGGTGGTGGAGCAATTATTGGACAACAAGATGTAAGATCTGCAATTAGAGATTTTAGAAATGAAGTTTTAAAATCTAGACGACGAATTTTGCTTGATAAAGCAAATGAGTTAGGTGGAATTGATTTAGTGAAAAAATGGATTGGTTTGCATGTGGTGGGAGAAAAACAAGATCAAATTCAAAGAATTGCAAAGGAGGCGGGATATCTTTGA
- a CDS encoding leucyl aminopeptidase produces MKIKTESSIKKKTDLLCGFVLENSNKVLGLSKIDRKIALSVNQSLKDMEGKLGKLSIIPLPEDKYTKRILLAGLGKREEWTEDTLRNVSGKIAQKARELKLKEFSIILPPSFEIDPISSISQIIEGSKMALYKFDKFKAEKTENEPNLTIIVSESNKISKAIRTSEIVADSAIFTKSIANLPPNECTPTTLANFAKMISKKNKMKCSVISKLELKKKGFGGISAVGQGSKNEPKLIVLEHNNGPTNQKPIVLVGKAVTFDTGGISLKPGDKMDEMKFDKCGGCTVLGIMKAVSELRLPINVVGIIPSVENMPGGESYRPGDIIKLYSGKTAEILNTDAEGRLILADALSYGEKQFSPKAIIDFATLTGACIIALGTNVAAIVSNDEKLTRKINDSSKRTSEEIWELPLNQDYMDMIKSDVADMKNVGIGRAAGTITAAAFLKNAINNTPWIHFDIAGVAWTQTATKEKSYNPKGATGFGVRLILDYLQKLES; encoded by the coding sequence GTGAAAATAAAAACTGAAAGTTCTATTAAAAAGAAAACGGATTTACTTTGTGGATTTGTCCTAGAAAATTCAAACAAAGTGTTAGGATTATCTAAGATTGATAGAAAAATAGCACTGTCAGTAAATCAATCTCTAAAAGACATGGAAGGAAAGTTAGGGAAATTGAGCATCATTCCTTTGCCTGAGGACAAATATACTAAAAGAATTCTTCTTGCAGGATTAGGAAAAAGAGAAGAATGGACAGAAGATACTTTAAGAAATGTTTCAGGCAAAATTGCACAAAAAGCACGAGAGTTAAAGTTGAAAGAATTTTCAATAATTTTGCCCCCAAGTTTTGAAATTGATCCAATTTCATCTATTTCTCAAATTATCGAAGGCTCAAAAATGGCTCTGTATAAATTCGATAAATTTAAGGCAGAGAAAACAGAAAATGAACCAAATCTCACAATCATTGTTTCAGAATCAAATAAGATTTCCAAGGCCATCAGAACTTCCGAGATTGTTGCAGATAGTGCAATATTTACCAAAAGCATTGCAAACTTACCCCCAAACGAATGCACTCCGACTACTTTAGCAAACTTTGCAAAAATGATTTCAAAAAAGAACAAAATGAAATGCAGTGTTATTTCTAAACTTGAATTAAAAAAGAAAGGTTTTGGAGGAATTTCTGCAGTTGGACAAGGAAGTAAAAATGAACCAAAACTAATTGTTTTAGAACATAATAATGGACCAACAAATCAAAAACCTATTGTTCTAGTAGGTAAAGCTGTAACATTTGACACAGGCGGAATCTCATTGAAACCAGGGGATAAAATGGATGAAATGAAATTTGACAAATGTGGTGGATGTACAGTTCTAGGAATCATGAAAGCAGTTTCAGAATTAAGATTGCCAATCAACGTAGTAGGAATAATTCCTTCGGTTGAAAATATGCCAGGAGGGGAATCATACAGACCAGGCGATATTATAAAATTATACAGCGGAAAAACAGCAGAGATTCTCAATACAGACGCAGAAGGCAGATTGATTTTAGCGGATGCATTGTCATATGGAGAAAAACAATTTTCTCCAAAGGCAATAATTGATTTTGCAACACTTACTGGTGCATGCATTATTGCATTAGGAACCAATGTTGCTGCAATAGTATCAAATGACGAAAAACTAACAAGAAAGATCAACGACTCATCTAAAAGGACAAGTGAGGAGATTTGGGAGCTTCCACTAAATCAAGACTATATGGACATGATAAAATCAGATGTTGCAGATATGAAAAATGTAGGGATAGGAAGAGCTGCAGGAACCATCACAGCTGCAGCATTTTTGAAAAACGCTATTAACAATACACCATGGATACACTTCGATATTGCAGGAGTTGCGTGGACTCAAACAGCAACTAAAGAAAAATCATACAATCCAAAAGGTGCAACAGGATTTGGTGTAAGGTTAATTTTAGATTATTTACAAAAATTGGAAAGTTAG
- a CDS encoding ribosome biogenesis/translation initiation ATPase RLI, with protein MTHRVAVLDQDLCQPKKCGLECIKYCPVNKSGAECIVLNEESKKAKIDEDICNGCGICVKVCPFDAITIVNLASELATDKIHQYGANSFRLFKLPTPKKGEVVGLLGRNGMGKSTVVNILSGNLKPNLGRYENPPEWNEILKHYSGTELKQHFEKIEQKQIRASIKPQQVHHIAQAFDGTGKELLDKYDERGVSRDLIKELGLENSMEQSLKELSGGELQRIAVAAAASKDVEFYFFDEPSSYNDVFQRTGVARVIQNLAKIGKSVMVVEHDLTLLDFLSDYIEVLYGEPGAYGIVSTILSTKIGINVFLDGYLPNENVRFRDKKFSFDVSSSTTDIFEEGSTIVTYPRLVKKYPTFSVTVEAGEVRKGEVLGIMGANALGKTTMMKMIAGVEKPDSGSIDKKIKIAYKPQYLQNDIDVDVISVLDKANGNPVEGSMEEEQILEPLKIKKLYNKSIKNLSGGELQKIAVASCLLQKVDLYALDEPSAFLDVEDRIAVAKFIQKFVRSFGKSAIIIDHDLQLMDLISDSIVIFEGESGVEGRATTPMRKAEAMNRFLKSLDMSFRRDERSLRPRVNKLDSRLDKNQKTSGNFYYKH; from the coding sequence ATGACTCACAGGGTGGCTGTTTTAGATCAAGATCTATGCCAACCAAAAAAATGTGGTTTAGAATGTATAAAATACTGCCCAGTAAACAAATCAGGAGCAGAATGTATTGTTCTTAACGAGGAGTCAAAGAAAGCAAAGATAGACGAAGATATTTGCAATGGGTGTGGGATTTGTGTCAAAGTATGTCCATTTGATGCCATCACCATTGTGAATTTGGCAAGCGAGTTAGCTACGGATAAAATACATCAATATGGGGCAAATTCATTTAGACTGTTCAAATTACCCACTCCAAAAAAAGGGGAGGTTGTGGGATTATTAGGAAGAAACGGAATGGGAAAAAGTACTGTAGTAAATATTCTATCAGGAAATTTAAAGCCGAATCTTGGAAGATATGAAAATCCACCAGAATGGAATGAAATTTTAAAACACTATAGTGGAACTGAACTCAAACAACATTTTGAAAAAATTGAACAAAAACAAATTCGAGCATCTATAAAACCACAGCAGGTCCATCACATTGCACAAGCTTTTGACGGAACGGGAAAAGAACTTCTTGACAAATATGATGAAAGAGGAGTTTCAAGAGACTTGATCAAAGAATTAGGATTAGAAAACTCTATGGAACAGAGTTTAAAGGAATTAAGTGGAGGAGAGTTACAAAGAATTGCGGTAGCTGCTGCTGCGTCAAAAGATGTGGAATTTTATTTCTTTGATGAACCATCATCGTATAATGATGTTTTTCAAAGAACAGGAGTTGCTCGTGTAATTCAGAACTTGGCAAAAATTGGAAAAAGTGTAATGGTTGTAGAACATGATTTAACATTACTTGATTTTCTTAGTGATTATATCGAAGTTCTTTATGGCGAACCTGGGGCTTATGGGATTGTCTCGACCATACTTTCTACGAAAATTGGAATCAATGTCTTTCTTGACGGATATTTACCAAATGAAAATGTTAGATTTAGAGACAAAAAATTTTCTTTTGATGTGTCGTCATCTACTACAGACATATTTGAAGAAGGAAGTACAATTGTTACATATCCTAGATTAGTAAAAAAATACCCTACATTTTCAGTAACTGTTGAAGCTGGAGAAGTGAGAAAGGGTGAAGTCCTAGGCATAATGGGAGCCAATGCACTAGGAAAGACAACAATGATGAAGATGATTGCAGGAGTTGAAAAACCAGATTCTGGCAGCATTGATAAAAAAATAAAGATAGCATACAAACCTCAATATCTTCAAAACGACATTGACGTAGATGTCATATCAGTATTAGACAAAGCAAATGGCAATCCAGTGGAAGGAAGTATGGAAGAAGAACAAATACTGGAGCCATTAAAAATCAAAAAACTATACAATAAATCTATCAAAAACCTTTCTGGTGGAGAATTGCAGAAAATTGCAGTTGCATCATGCTTATTACAAAAAGTAGATTTGTATGCATTAGATGAGCCCTCTGCATTTTTAGATGTAGAAGACAGAATCGCAGTTGCAAAATTCATACAGAAATTTGTTCGTTCTTTTGGAAAATCAGCGATAATCATTGATCATGATCTACAGTTGATGGATTTGATTTCAGATTCAATAGTAATTTTTGAGGGAGAATCAGGAGTAGAGGGAAGAGCTACTACTCCAATGAGAAAAGCTGAAGCAATGAATAGATTTCTAAAATCCCTTGATATGTCATTTAGAAGAGACGAAAGAAGTCTCAGACCTCGTGTGAACAAACTAGATAGTAGATTGGATAAAAATCAGAAAACATCAGGAAATTTCTATTACAAGCATTGA